A single genomic interval of Tsukamurella paurometabola harbors:
- a CDS encoding ABC transporter ATP-binding protein has translation MSAPTVSPPAQRDGLRLKLDAVDLGYRGTPAVRALDLTVEPGERLVLTGPSGCGKSTVLRAFAGLLRADSGVVLADGAPVTGPDRDRAMVFQEDALLPWRTVENNVRLALALRGVARHRRADEARRWLAEVGLTAYAKHLPRELSGGMRQRVQLARGLAGAPRAVLMDEPFGALDAQTRGDMQRLLLRTLDAHPATVVFVTHDVDEAILLGDRIVVLGRRGAPVRAAFDVRRAPSASALRAGVVDALTDR, from the coding sequence ATGAGCGCGCCGACGGTCAGCCCGCCCGCGCAGCGCGACGGGCTGCGGCTGAAACTCGACGCCGTCGATCTCGGGTACCGCGGCACGCCCGCCGTGCGCGCGCTCGACCTCACCGTCGAGCCCGGCGAACGCCTGGTCCTGACGGGCCCGTCGGGCTGCGGCAAGTCGACGGTGCTGCGCGCGTTCGCCGGGCTGCTCCGCGCCGATTCCGGTGTCGTCCTCGCCGACGGTGCGCCCGTGACCGGCCCGGATCGCGACCGCGCCATGGTCTTCCAGGAGGACGCCCTGCTGCCGTGGCGCACCGTCGAGAACAACGTGCGGCTCGCGCTCGCGCTGCGGGGCGTGGCACGGCACCGTCGCGCCGACGAGGCCCGGCGGTGGCTCGCCGAGGTCGGGCTGACGGCCTACGCGAAGCACCTGCCCCGCGAGCTGTCCGGCGGCATGCGGCAGCGGGTCCAGCTCGCCCGCGGCCTCGCGGGTGCGCCCCGGGCCGTGCTCATGGACGAGCCCTTCGGCGCCCTCGACGCGCAGACCCGCGGCGACATGCAGCGGCTGCTGCTGCGCACGCTCGACGCCCACCCCGCCACCGTCGTCTTCGTGACCCACGACGTGGACGAGGCGATCCTCCTCGGCGACCGCATCGTCGTGCTGGGCCGCCGCGGCGCGCCCGTCCGCGCGGCCTTCGACGTGCGCCGCGCACCGTCGGCCTCCGCCCTGCGCGCGGGTGTCGTCGACGCCCTCACCGACCGCTGA
- a CDS encoding ABC transporter substrate-binding protein encodes MTSALRAVAVVAATAALASCSLEPAADESTQTLVVGYQSKTINTVTAGTLLRAKGFLEKRLAAVGKFRIDWQDFDTGAPITSGMLAGKIQIGSMGDYPLLINGSRAQSSPDTATALLSVTGSSARGALNSVVVATGSPLRSLADLRGTQVSASVGSAGHGTLVAALSRAGIGTGDVTVVNQQPQVGASALESGQVQALAQFVAWPGLLVRQGKARLLYDGGELNTPTLHGVVANRKYAASHPDVVRAFLQAQLDATDFQREHPLEAAQDVAKASGLPAEVVYQYNGPGGTDPNPTLSAPLIGALKGDIGYLQSIGQFGTPLDVDRFVDPKPLAAAQTARGGFQYDAATPAPRPSAEIWFDGADATETAPDATALIRTLATTDRKVRAAYVSDALTGTRWYADQSLWLRDGAALVPFAGPDARDRYRAENPGAVPVEYRALLEEARR; translated from the coding sequence ATGACATCCGCCCTGCGCGCGGTCGCCGTCGTCGCCGCGACCGCCGCCCTCGCGTCCTGCTCCCTCGAACCCGCGGCCGACGAGTCCACCCAGACCCTGGTGGTGGGCTACCAGTCCAAGACCATCAACACCGTCACCGCCGGCACCCTGCTGCGAGCCAAGGGCTTCCTCGAGAAGCGCCTCGCCGCCGTCGGGAAGTTCCGCATCGACTGGCAGGACTTCGACACCGGCGCCCCGATCACGAGCGGGATGCTCGCCGGCAAGATCCAGATCGGCTCGATGGGCGACTACCCCCTACTCATCAATGGATCCCGAGCGCAGTCCAGTCCCGACACCGCGACAGCACTGCTCTCGGTGACCGGGTCTAGCGCTCGGGGCGCCCTCAATTCGGTGGTGGTCGCTACCGGCTCCCCGCTGCGCTCCCTGGCCGACCTGCGGGGCACGCAGGTCTCCGCATCGGTCGGCTCCGCCGGGCACGGCACCCTCGTCGCCGCGCTGAGCCGCGCGGGCATCGGCACCGGCGACGTCACCGTGGTGAACCAGCAGCCGCAGGTCGGGGCGAGCGCGCTCGAATCCGGCCAGGTCCAGGCGCTGGCGCAGTTCGTCGCCTGGCCCGGCCTCCTCGTGCGCCAGGGCAAGGCGCGACTGCTCTACGACGGCGGCGAGCTGAACACGCCCACCCTGCACGGGGTCGTCGCCAACCGGAAGTATGCGGCGTCGCACCCGGACGTGGTGCGCGCCTTCCTCCAGGCGCAGCTCGACGCCACCGACTTCCAGCGCGAGCACCCGCTCGAGGCCGCACAGGACGTCGCGAAGGCCAGCGGCCTCCCCGCCGAGGTCGTGTACCAGTACAACGGGCCGGGCGGCACCGACCCGAATCCGACGCTCTCCGCCCCGCTCATCGGAGCACTCAAGGGCGACATCGGGTACCTGCAGTCGATCGGCCAGTTCGGCACGCCGCTCGACGTCGACCGGTTCGTCGACCCGAAGCCCCTGGCAGCGGCCCAGACCGCGCGCGGCGGCTTCCAGTACGACGCCGCCACGCCCGCGCCGAGGCCGTCCGCGGAGATCTGGTTCGACGGCGCCGACGCCACCGAGACCGCGCCCGACGCGACGGCGCTGATCCGTACGCTCGCCACGACCGACCGGAAGGTCCGCGCCGCCTACGTCTCGGACGCCCTCACCGGAACCCGCTGGTACGCAGATCAATCGCTGTGGCTGCGCGACGGCGCGGCGCTCGTACCCTTCGCGGGCCCCGACGCCCGCGACCGCTACCGCGCGGAGAACCCCGGCGCCGTCCCCGTCGAGTACCGCGCCCTCCTCGAGGAGGCCCGACGATGA
- a CDS encoding GntR family transcriptional regulator, translated as MPATDRPIRADSARIVADVLRQAIHDGTYRGTLPGEDDLGDQFSVSRGTVREALSILRAEGWIRRGPRVGTEVIARTVDHSLDSLRGLRETLALHGEVRNRVRTATRLVPPPIVAEKLGVPRGAEAVYLERLRYLNDEPVSLDLTYLVADIGDLLLEQDLENEDVFPLIEAVTGHRLGTSDYCLTAAAADPHTAANLEIATGSPLLLYERLTHLEGGRPVDLEYIRIRSDRITLRGTLHRD; from the coding sequence ATGCCAGCGACCGACCGCCCGATCCGCGCCGATTCCGCGCGCATCGTCGCCGACGTCCTGCGCCAGGCGATCCACGACGGCACCTACCGCGGGACCCTGCCCGGCGAGGACGACCTCGGCGACCAGTTCTCCGTCTCCCGGGGCACCGTCCGCGAGGCCCTGTCGATCCTGCGCGCCGAGGGCTGGATCCGCCGGGGACCGCGCGTCGGCACCGAGGTGATCGCCCGCACCGTCGACCACAGCCTCGACAGCCTCCGCGGCCTGCGGGAGACGCTCGCGCTGCACGGCGAGGTCCGCAATCGCGTGCGGACCGCCACCCGGCTCGTGCCGCCCCCGATCGTCGCCGAGAAGCTCGGAGTCCCCCGCGGCGCCGAGGCCGTGTACCTCGAACGGCTGCGGTACCTCAACGACGAGCCCGTGAGCCTCGACCTGACCTACCTCGTGGCCGACATCGGTGATCTCCTGCTGGAACAGGATCTCGAGAACGAGGACGTCTTCCCGCTGATCGAGGCCGTCACGGGTCATCGCCTCGGCACCAGCGACTACTGCCTGACCGCCGCGGCGGCCGATCCGCACACCGCCGCGAACCTGGAGATCGCCACCGGCTCGCCGCTCCTGCTCTACGAGCGCCTCACCCACCTCGAGGGCGGCCGCCCCGTCGACCTCGAGTACATCCGCATCCGATCCGACCGGATCACCCTGCGCGGCACCCTGCACCGCGACTGA
- a CDS encoding fumarate reductase/succinate dehydrogenase flavoprotein subunit, with the protein MDIPEIADRTRLTCDVLVIGGGTAGTMAALTAAEAGADVLLLDKSHVRHSGALAMGMDGVNNAVIPGKAEPEDYVAEITRANDGIVDQRTVYQTATRGFAMIQRLERYGVKFEKDEYGEYAVRRVHRSGSYVLPMPEGKDVKKALYRVLRQKKMRERIRIENRVMPVRVLTTGSGEDRRAVGAVAFNTRTGEFVEIRAGAVVLATGPCGRLGLPASGYLYGTYENPANAGDGYAMAYHAGAELSGIECFQINPLIKDYNGPACAYVANPFGGYQVNALGERFVDSDYWSGQMIAEVRSEIDSARGPIYLKVSHLPEETLGELESILHTTERPTRGTFHANRGHDYRTHDIEMHVSEIGLCGGHSASGVWVDENARTTVPGLYAAGDLACVPHNYMIGAFVFGELAGADAVRHARTVSAVSVGLESQIAAAHELIYGPARRPDGPPQPQVEYKLRRFVNDYIAPPKTAPKLTIAIETFERMRSEVGGLGARTPHELMRCVEVSFIRDCAEMAAKASLARTESRWGLYHDRPDLPERDDERWGRHLNLRLGPDGEMEFLTRPVAPYLVAVDEFDHIPGSASSVEVLGPLAVAPIGALPAAAPRAAAVPAVSPRLRELLALDGPAVEELSRFLSDPDTTVRRTAVTFLVEGAPDGFLAPLVAALGDADALVRRAAAAGLIELVEVLPSADGLADHLGSADAVVRAAVGNLLRSLKAGTPAQFAALSTDPDHRVRVVGVSGLVAHDDWEALARTTADGNREVRIAAATGLATVGRGGVDAARTLAADHDPLVRAAALEALGVLGDATDLDLLAAGLKDRAWQVRQGAARGTVALGPDGAVAALESALTDPHLDVRKAAVVTLRTWPEVPAVAAALTAALEDSDADVRAHARLALAAAD; encoded by the coding sequence ATGGACATCCCCGAGATCGCCGACCGCACCCGTCTGACCTGCGACGTGCTCGTGATCGGCGGCGGTACCGCGGGCACGATGGCCGCGCTCACCGCGGCCGAGGCCGGCGCCGACGTGCTGCTGCTCGACAAGTCGCACGTACGCCACTCGGGCGCGCTGGCGATGGGGATGGACGGCGTGAACAACGCCGTCATCCCCGGCAAGGCGGAGCCCGAGGACTACGTCGCCGAGATCACCCGCGCCAACGACGGCATCGTCGACCAGCGGACCGTCTACCAGACCGCGACCCGCGGCTTCGCGATGATTCAGCGCCTCGAGCGGTACGGAGTGAAATTCGAGAAGGACGAGTACGGCGAGTACGCCGTCCGCCGCGTGCACCGTTCCGGCTCGTACGTGCTGCCGATGCCCGAGGGCAAGGACGTGAAGAAGGCGCTGTACCGCGTGCTGCGCCAGAAGAAGATGCGCGAGCGCATCCGGATCGAGAACCGGGTGATGCCGGTCCGCGTGCTCACGACCGGTTCCGGGGAGGACCGGCGGGCCGTGGGTGCGGTCGCCTTCAACACGCGCACGGGCGAGTTCGTCGAGATCCGGGCCGGCGCGGTGGTGCTGGCGACGGGGCCGTGCGGCCGCCTCGGGCTGCCCGCGTCGGGCTACCTCTACGGCACGTACGAGAACCCGGCGAACGCCGGGGACGGCTACGCCATGGCCTACCACGCGGGCGCCGAGCTCAGCGGCATCGAGTGCTTCCAGATCAACCCGCTGATCAAGGACTACAACGGACCGGCGTGCGCCTACGTGGCCAACCCGTTCGGCGGCTACCAGGTGAACGCGCTGGGCGAACGGTTCGTGGACTCGGACTACTGGTCCGGGCAGATGATCGCCGAGGTGCGCTCCGAGATCGATTCCGCCCGCGGGCCGATCTACCTGAAGGTCTCCCACCTGCCGGAGGAGACGCTCGGCGAGCTGGAGTCGATCCTGCACACCACCGAGCGACCCACCCGCGGCACCTTCCACGCGAACCGCGGGCACGACTACCGCACCCACGACATCGAGATGCACGTCTCCGAGATCGGCCTGTGCGGTGGGCATTCCGCATCCGGGGTGTGGGTCGACGAGAACGCGCGCACCACCGTGCCCGGCCTGTACGCGGCGGGCGATCTGGCGTGCGTGCCGCACAACTACATGATCGGCGCCTTCGTCTTCGGCGAGCTGGCCGGGGCGGACGCGGTGCGGCACGCGCGCACGGTGTCGGCCGTGTCCGTGGGGTTGGAGTCGCAGATCGCGGCGGCGCACGAGCTGATCTACGGTCCGGCGCGCAGGCCCGATGGTCCGCCGCAGCCCCAGGTCGAGTACAAACTGCGGCGCTTCGTCAACGACTACATCGCCCCGCCGAAGACGGCGCCGAAGCTGACCATCGCGATCGAGACCTTCGAGCGGATGCGCAGCGAGGTCGGCGGGCTGGGCGCGCGGACGCCGCACGAGCTGATGCGCTGCGTGGAGGTGTCGTTCATCCGGGACTGCGCGGAGATGGCGGCGAAGGCGTCGCTGGCGCGCACCGAATCCCGCTGGGGGCTCTACCACGACCGCCCCGACCTGCCCGAGCGCGACGACGAGCGATGGGGCCGGCACCTGAACCTGCGCCTGGGTCCCGACGGCGAGATGGAGTTCCTGACCCGGCCGGTGGCGCCGTACCTGGTCGCGGTGGACGAGTTCGACCACATCCCGGGATCCGCGTCGTCGGTCGAGGTGCTCGGTCCGCTGGCGGTGGCGCCGATCGGCGCGCTTCCCGCGGCGGCGCCGCGTGCGGCTGCGGTACCCGCGGTCTCGCCGCGGTTGCGGGAGCTGCTCGCGCTGGACGGGCCTGCCGTGGAGGAACTCTCGCGATTCCTGTCCGATCCGGACACGACGGTCCGGCGGACCGCCGTCACGTTCCTCGTAGAGGGCGCGCCCGACGGCTTCCTCGCTCCCCTCGTCGCCGCACTCGGCGACGCGGACGCCCTGGTCCGGCGCGCGGCCGCGGCGGGGCTGATCGAGCTGGTGGAAGTTCTGCCGTCGGCGGACGGGCTGGCCGACCACCTCGGCTCGGCCGACGCCGTGGTGCGGGCGGCCGTCGGGAACCTCCTGCGCTCGCTCAAGGCGGGGACGCCGGCGCAGTTCGCCGCGCTGAGCACCGACCCGGATCACCGGGTGCGGGTCGTGGGCGTGAGCGGGTTGGTCGCGCACGACGATTGGGAGGCGCTGGCGCGGACGACCGCGGATGGGAACCGGGAGGTGCGGATCGCCGCGGCCACGGGCCTGGCGACCGTGGGCCGCGGAGGCGTCGACGCGGCGCGCACCCTGGCCGCCGACCACGACCCGCTCGTCCGGGCCGCGGCTCTCGAGGCCCTGGGCGTGCTCGGCGATGCCACCGACCTCGACCTGCTCGCCGCCGGACTCAAGGACCGGGCGTGGCAGGTGCGCCAGGGCGCCGCGCGCGGCACCGTCGCCCTCGGACCCGACGGTGCGGTCGCGGCCCTGGAATCGGCCCTGACGGACCCGCACCTCGATGTGCGCAAGGCCGCCGTCGTGACGCTGCGGACGTGGCCGGAGGTGCCGGCGGTCGCCGCCGCACTCACCGCGGCACTGGAGGATTCCGACGCGGACGTGCGCGCGCACGCGCGGCTGGCCCTGGCGGCTGCCGACTGA
- a CDS encoding cysteine desulfurase, with translation MTASVKSALDIDAIRADFPILARTVRDDKPLVYLDSGATSQRPRPVLDAEWEFLTTHNAAVHRGAHQLAEEATDAYEDARAAIAEFVRVSPDELVFTKNATESLNLVAYTLGDDRSAGVLGGHRLREGDTVVVTELEHHANLVPWQELCRRTGATLKWYGVTDEGRIDVDSLELDDSVKIVAFTHASNVTGAIAPVPELVARARAVGALVVLDACQSVPHSPVDFADLDVDFAAFSGHKMYGPSGVGVLYGKREILAQLPPFITGGSMIETVTMEGSTYAAPPQRFEAGVPMTSQVVGLGAAVKYLGGLGMADVAAHEHALVGAALDRLGTIEGLRIVGPTENRDRGSAVSFVVDGIHAHDLGQVLDDEGVAIRVGHHCAWPLHRRFGVAATARASFGVYNTLAEVDALASGIVKAQKFFGVI, from the coding sequence ATGACCGCCTCGGTGAAGTCCGCCCTGGACATCGACGCGATCCGCGCCGACTTCCCGATCCTTGCCCGCACGGTCCGTGACGACAAGCCGCTCGTCTACCTGGATTCCGGCGCGACCTCGCAGCGCCCGCGTCCGGTGCTCGACGCGGAGTGGGAGTTCCTCACCACGCACAACGCCGCGGTGCACCGCGGGGCGCACCAGCTGGCGGAGGAGGCGACCGACGCGTACGAGGACGCGCGCGCGGCGATCGCCGAGTTCGTGCGCGTCTCGCCCGACGAGCTGGTGTTCACCAAGAACGCGACCGAGTCGCTGAACCTGGTGGCGTACACGCTCGGCGACGACCGCTCGGCGGGCGTCCTCGGCGGGCACCGGCTGCGCGAGGGCGACACCGTCGTGGTCACCGAGCTGGAGCACCACGCGAACCTCGTGCCCTGGCAGGAGCTGTGCCGCCGCACCGGTGCCACGCTCAAGTGGTACGGCGTCACCGACGAGGGACGCATCGACGTCGACTCGCTGGAGCTCGACGACTCGGTGAAGATCGTGGCGTTCACGCACGCCTCCAACGTGACCGGCGCGATCGCACCGGTGCCGGAGCTGGTCGCGCGGGCCCGCGCCGTCGGCGCCCTCGTGGTGCTCGACGCGTGCCAGTCGGTGCCGCACAGCCCCGTGGACTTCGCCGACCTCGACGTGGACTTCGCGGCCTTCTCGGGCCACAAGATGTACGGCCCGTCCGGCGTGGGCGTGCTCTACGGCAAGCGCGAGATCCTCGCGCAGCTCCCGCCCTTCATCACGGGCGGCTCGATGATCGAGACCGTCACCATGGAGGGATCGACCTACGCCGCGCCGCCGCAGCGTTTCGAGGCGGGCGTGCCGATGACCTCGCAGGTCGTCGGCCTCGGCGCCGCCGTGAAGTACCTCGGCGGCCTCGGGATGGCCGACGTCGCCGCGCACGAGCACGCGCTCGTGGGCGCCGCGCTCGATCGCCTCGGCACCATCGAGGGCCTGCGCATCGTCGGGCCGACCGAGAACCGGGACCGGGGGAGCGCCGTCTCCTTCGTGGTCGACGGGATCCACGCCCACGACCTCGGGCAGGTGCTCGACGACGAGGGCGTCGCCATCCGCGTGGGCCACCACTGCGCGTGGCCACTGCACCGCCGGTTCGGCGTGGCGGCGACGGCCCGTGCGTCCTTCGGCGTCTACAACACCCTGGCCGAGGTCGACGCGCTCGCCTCGGGAATAGTCAAGGCCCAGAAGTTCTTCGGGGTGATCTGA
- a CDS encoding 4Fe-4S dicluster domain-containing protein translates to MAQVEQRVDVPVTIDASLCIEGCNICIEACPLDSLALDPSTNRAHMYVDECWYCGPCAARCPTGAVTVNMPYLLR, encoded by the coding sequence ATGGCACAGGTCGAACAGCGCGTCGACGTCCCCGTCACCATCGACGCCTCCCTCTGCATCGAGGGCTGCAACATCTGCATCGAGGCCTGCCCCCTCGACTCGCTCGCGCTCGACCCGAGCACCAACCGCGCCCACATGTACGTCGACGAGTGCTGGTACTGCGGGCCGTGTGCCGCGCGCTGCCCGACGGGCGCCGTCACCGTCAACATGCCCTACCTCCTGCGCTAG
- the sufC gene encoding Fe-S cluster assembly ATPase SufC: MSTLEIRDLHVNVVQADENAEPIQILKGVDLTINSGETHAIMGPNGSGKSTLSYAIAGHPKYEVTQGSITLDGEDVLAMTVDERARAGLFLAMQYPVEVPGVSMSNFLRSAATAVRGEAPKLRHWVKEVKEAMGELSIDPQFGERSVNEGFSGGEKKRHEILQLGLLKPKFAILDETDSGLDVDALRVVSEGVNRYAEREHGGVLLITHYTRILRYIHPEFVHVFVNGRIVESGGSELADELEENGYVKFTEAVGA, from the coding sequence TTGTCCACTCTGGAAATCCGTGACCTGCACGTCAACGTCGTGCAGGCGGACGAGAACGCCGAGCCGATCCAGATCCTCAAGGGCGTCGACCTGACGATCAACTCCGGCGAGACCCACGCGATCATGGGCCCCAACGGCTCCGGCAAGTCCACGCTGAGCTACGCCATCGCCGGCCACCCCAAGTACGAGGTGACCCAGGGCTCCATCACGCTCGACGGCGAGGACGTGCTCGCCATGACCGTCGACGAGCGCGCCCGCGCCGGCCTGTTCCTGGCGATGCAGTACCCCGTCGAGGTGCCCGGCGTCTCCATGTCGAACTTCCTCCGCTCGGCCGCCACCGCGGTCCGCGGCGAGGCCCCCAAGCTGCGGCACTGGGTCAAGGAGGTCAAGGAGGCGATGGGCGAGCTGTCCATCGATCCGCAGTTCGGTGAGCGCTCGGTCAACGAGGGCTTCTCGGGCGGTGAGAAGAAGCGCCACGAGATCCTCCAGCTGGGCCTGCTCAAGCCGAAGTTCGCCATCCTCGACGAGACCGACTCCGGTCTCGACGTCGATGCGCTGCGCGTCGTCTCCGAGGGCGTGAACCGCTACGCCGAGCGCGAGCACGGCGGCGTCCTGCTCATCACCCACTACACCCGCATCCTGCGCTACATCCACCCCGAGTTCGTGCACGTCTTCGTGAACGGCCGGATCGTGGAGTCGGGCGGCTCCGAGCTGGCCGACGAGCTGGAGGAGAACGGCTACGTGAAGTTCACCGAGGCCGTCGGAGCATGA
- a CDS encoding metal-sulfur cluster assembly factor: MSENTAEAAGTAADPAQAGDNPLNLPTLFDVEEAMRDVVDPELGINVVDLGLVYDLKVEDDASVIIDMTLTSAACPLTDVIEDQTRAALVSSGLATDAKINWVWMPPWGPDKITDDGREQLRALGFTV; this comes from the coding sequence ATGAGCGAGAACACTGCTGAGGCCGCCGGCACTGCGGCCGACCCGGCGCAGGCCGGCGACAACCCGCTGAACCTGCCCACCCTGTTCGACGTCGAGGAAGCCATGCGCGACGTGGTCGATCCCGAGCTCGGCATCAACGTGGTCGACCTGGGCCTCGTCTACGACCTCAAGGTCGAGGACGACGCCTCGGTCATCATCGACATGACTCTGACCTCCGCGGCCTGCCCGCTGACCGACGTCATCGAGGACCAGACCCGCGCCGCGCTGGTCTCGTCCGGTCTCGCCACCGACGCCAAGATCAACTGGGTCTGGATGCCCCCGTGGGGCCCGGACAAGATCACCGACGACGGCCGCGAGCAGCTGCGCGCCCTCGGGTTCACGGTCTAG
- the sufD gene encoding Fe-S cluster assembly protein SufD, whose protein sequence is MTNTLNEAVEAHPVANKGELFTSFDAAAFEVPSHRDEAWRFTPLRRLRGLHDGSAQADGAVTATVDAAPEGVTFETVAKGDERLGQGGTPFDRVAAQAFTSMTEAFVLTVAKEAEVAEPVFVRIAGPGEGKTAFTHIQVRLERHARAVVVLDHTGSGTVAENVEVILGDGAHLQIIDAQDFADDAVWVTQHHVRVGRDAHVRHFAVQLGGELVRMTPRVQFDAPGGNAELFGLYFADDGQHLEQRLLVDHAVPHCKSNVVYKGALQGDPSSKLPDAHTVWVGDVLIRAEAEGTDTFELNRNLVLTDGARADSVPNLEIETGEIEGAGHASATGRFDDEQLFYLRSRGIEEAEARRLVVRGFFQELIDRISVPELRERLSAAIENELATAGV, encoded by the coding sequence ATGACGAACACTCTCAACGAGGCCGTCGAGGCCCACCCCGTCGCGAACAAGGGTGAGCTGTTCACCTCGTTCGACGCCGCGGCCTTCGAGGTCCCCAGTCACCGCGACGAGGCGTGGCGGTTCACGCCGCTGCGCCGCCTGCGCGGCCTGCACGACGGGTCCGCCCAGGCCGACGGTGCCGTGACCGCGACCGTCGACGCGGCGCCCGAGGGCGTGACGTTCGAGACCGTCGCCAAGGGCGACGAGCGCCTCGGTCAGGGCGGCACGCCGTTCGACCGCGTCGCGGCGCAGGCCTTCACCTCCATGACGGAGGCGTTCGTGCTGACCGTCGCCAAGGAGGCCGAGGTCGCGGAGCCCGTCTTCGTCCGCATCGCCGGCCCCGGCGAGGGGAAGACCGCGTTCACGCACATCCAGGTGCGGCTCGAGCGGCACGCCCGCGCCGTCGTCGTGCTCGACCACACCGGCTCGGGCACGGTCGCCGAGAACGTCGAGGTCATCCTCGGCGACGGCGCACACCTCCAGATCATCGACGCGCAGGACTTCGCGGATGACGCCGTGTGGGTGACCCAGCACCACGTGCGCGTGGGCCGCGACGCCCACGTCCGGCATTTCGCCGTGCAGCTCGGCGGCGAACTGGTCCGCATGACGCCCCGCGTGCAGTTCGACGCCCCGGGCGGCAACGCCGAGCTGTTCGGCCTCTACTTCGCAGACGACGGGCAGCACCTCGAGCAGCGCCTGCTGGTCGATCACGCGGTGCCGCACTGCAAGTCGAACGTCGTCTACAAGGGGGCGCTGCAGGGCGACCCGTCCTCGAAGCTTCCCGACGCGCACACGGTGTGGGTCGGCGACGTGCTGATCCGGGCGGAAGCCGAGGGCACCGACACCTTCGAGCTGAACCGGAACCTGGTCCTCACCGACGGTGCCCGCGCCGACTCGGTGCCGAACCTGGAGATCGAGACCGGCGAGATCGAGGGCGCGGGCCACGCCAGCGCCACCGGTCGCTTCGACGACGAGCAGCTGTTCTACCTGCGCTCGCGCGGCATCGAAGAGGCCGAGGCCCGTCGCCTGGTCGTGCGCGGCTTCTTCCAGGAGCTGATCGACCGGATCTCCGTCCCCGAGCTGCGCGAGCGGCTCTCCGCAGCCATCGAGAACGAACTCGCCACCGCCGGCGTCTAA
- the sufU gene encoding Fe-S cluster assembly sulfur transfer protein SufU — protein MRMEQMYQDVILDHYKHPHGRGLREPFEAEVHHVNPTCGDEVTLRVHLSDDHETVVDVSYDGQGCSISQASTSVLTDQVIGEPVGEALKMLQAYTEMLQSRGQVEGDEDLIGDGIAFAGVSKYPARVKCALLGWMAFKDALSQIIDSEEKTA, from the coding sequence ATGCGCATGGAGCAGATGTACCAGGACGTGATCCTGGACCACTACAAGCACCCGCACGGCCGCGGGCTGCGCGAACCCTTCGAGGCCGAGGTGCACCACGTCAACCCGACGTGCGGTGACGAGGTGACCCTGCGGGTGCACCTGTCCGACGATCACGAGACCGTCGTCGACGTCTCGTACGACGGCCAGGGCTGCTCGATCTCGCAGGCCTCCACCTCGGTCCTCACCGACCAGGTGATCGGCGAACCCGTCGGCGAGGCCCTGAAGATGCTGCAGGCGTACACGGAGATGCTGCAGTCCCGGGGCCAGGTCGAGGGCGACGAGGACCTCATCGGCGACGGCATCGCGTTCGCCGGCGTCTCGAAGTACCCCGCGCGCGTGAAGTGCGCGCTGCTCGGGTGGATGGCGTTCAAGGACGCGCTGTCCCAGATCATCGACTCGGAGGAGAAGACGGCATGA
- a CDS encoding ABC transporter permease — protein MTALDSLPAAALRRPAAAPARRAVLPAWPVRIAVVAAAIGVWQLLTTQHVALGWIRFDTLPSASAIAERFAQSVRTGEFWLDLAQSLIRIGTGFAVASALGIAAGVALGRSRAAELTVGTLLELVRPIPAIALVPVMILLLPSSEAGMVAITATAAFFPIAVSVRHAVRALPTVWEDSVRTQGGGDFAVLWRVVLPGSLPGVFSGLSVGVGVAWICLVSAEMISGRLGVGYRTWQSYTLVDYPAVFVGMLTIGVLGFLTSAVIELAGRRVTRWLPRGDR, from the coding sequence ATGACCGCCCTCGACTCGCTCCCCGCCGCGGCGCTCCGGCGGCCGGCCGCCGCCCCCGCCCGCCGGGCCGTGCTCCCGGCGTGGCCGGTCCGGATCGCGGTGGTCGCCGCCGCGATCGGCGTCTGGCAGCTGCTCACCACCCAGCACGTCGCACTCGGCTGGATCCGGTTCGACACGCTCCCCTCGGCGAGCGCCATCGCCGAGCGGTTCGCGCAGTCGGTCCGCACCGGCGAGTTCTGGCTGGACCTCGCACAGTCGCTGATCCGCATCGGCACCGGCTTCGCTGTCGCCTCCGCGCTCGGCATCGCCGCCGGCGTCGCGCTGGGCCGCTCGCGCGCCGCCGAGCTGACCGTCGGCACGCTGCTCGAGCTGGTCCGACCCATTCCCGCGATCGCCCTGGTCCCGGTGATGATCCTGCTACTCCCCTCCTCCGAGGCGGGCATGGTCGCGATCACCGCGACGGCCGCGTTCTTCCCCATCGCGGTGAGCGTGCGGCACGCCGTCCGCGCGCTCCCGACGGTCTGGGAGGACTCGGTGCGCACGCAGGGCGGCGGCGACTTCGCGGTGCTGTGGCGGGTCGTGCTCCCCGGCTCGCTGCCCGGCGTCTTCTCCGGGCTGTCGGTGGGCGTGGGCGTCGCGTGGATCTGCCTCGTCTCCGCCGAGATGATCTCCGGGCGCCTCGGCGTGGGCTACCGCACGTGGCAGTCGTACACGCTCGTCGACTACCCCGCGGTCTTCGTCGGCATGCTGACGATCGGCGTGCTGGGCTTCCTCACCTCCGCCGTCATCGAACTGGCCGGCCGGAGGGTCACCCGCTGGCTGCCGCGGGGTGACCGATGA